A single genomic interval of Streptomyces graminofaciens harbors:
- a CDS encoding glycosyltransferase family 4 protein, whose protein sequence is MHKTLIVTNDFPPRPGGIQAFLHNIALRLDPEKVVVYASTWKRGREGARATAAFDAEQPFTVVRDRTTMLLPTPGATNRAVSLLREHGCTSVWFGAAAPLGLMAPALRRAGARRLVATTHGHEAGWAQLPAARQLLRRIGEGTDTITYLGEYTRSRIATALTPRAASRMVQLPPGVDEKTFHPGSGGDEVRARLGLADRPVVVCVSRLVRRKGQDTLIQAMPRILAAEPETVLLIVGGGPYEGELRRLAQDTGVADSVRFTGAVPWSELPAHYGAGDVFAMPCRTRRGGLDVEGLGIVYLEASATGLPVVAGDSGGAPDAVLDGETGWVVRGGSPEDAAERILALLVDPELRRRMGERGREWVEEKWRWDLLAERLEALL, encoded by the coding sequence ATGCACAAGACCCTGATCGTGACCAACGACTTCCCGCCCCGGCCCGGTGGTATCCAGGCGTTCCTGCACAACATCGCGCTGCGCCTGGACCCCGAGAAGGTCGTCGTCTACGCCTCGACCTGGAAGCGCGGCCGGGAGGGTGCCCGGGCGACGGCCGCCTTCGACGCCGAGCAGCCCTTCACCGTCGTACGCGACCGCACGACCATGCTGCTGCCGACGCCGGGTGCCACGAACCGCGCGGTGTCGCTGCTGCGCGAGCACGGCTGTACGTCGGTGTGGTTCGGCGCGGCGGCCCCGCTCGGCCTGATGGCGCCCGCACTGCGCAGGGCGGGCGCCCGGCGGCTGGTGGCCACCACGCACGGGCACGAGGCGGGGTGGGCGCAGCTGCCCGCCGCCCGGCAGCTGCTGCGGCGGATCGGCGAGGGCACGGACACGATCACGTATCTCGGGGAGTACACCCGCTCCCGGATCGCGACCGCGCTGACGCCCCGGGCCGCCTCGCGCATGGTCCAGCTGCCGCCGGGCGTCGACGAGAAGACGTTCCATCCGGGGTCCGGCGGCGACGAGGTCCGGGCCCGGCTCGGGCTGGCGGACCGGCCGGTGGTCGTGTGTGTGTCCCGGCTGGTGAGGCGCAAGGGCCAGGACACGCTGATCCAGGCCATGCCCCGCATCCTGGCCGCCGAGCCGGAGACCGTGCTGCTGATCGTCGGGGGCGGCCCGTACGAGGGCGAACTGCGCAGGCTCGCTCAGGACACCGGGGTCGCCGACTCCGTCCGCTTCACGGGCGCCGTGCCCTGGTCCGAGCTGCCCGCCCACTACGGCGCCGGTGACGTCTTCGCCATGCCGTGCCGTACGCGCCGGGGCGGGCTCGACGTGGAGGGGCTCGGGATCGTGTACCTGGAGGCCTCCGCGACCGGGCTCCCGGTTGTCGCCGGTGACTCCGGCGGCGCCCCCGACGCCGTGCTGGACGGCGAGACCGGCTGGGTGGTGCGCGGCGGCTCCCCGGAGGACGCCGCCGAGCGCATCCTCGCACTTCTCGTCGACCCGGAACTCCGGCGACGCATGGGGGAGCGGGGACGGGAGTGGGTCGAGGAGAAATGGCGCTGGGACCTGCTGGCGGAACGGCTGGAAGCCCTGTTGTAA